In the Candidatus Saccharimonas aalborgensis genome, one interval contains:
- a CDS encoding glycosyltransferase family 4 protein, with protein MISFIWPPGEPMVAGTGGSETYTAGHIRELRRRGIDAQVVTLGHGTKDGRQDFTDIPFTALGSEAHISELPGTVVFVNKAYNVPTRHKAAIILHCSIPKDSDCDRYKLYIVGRTIIATSVYSGQQWALYLDIPYARIHIVLPFADPVYGSMTRSKPTKRTRIVFAGRLHPEKGIYTILEMMHSKDMRHNGYHVTLVTAGLHVGTGREIARMLRDYPYAKLMPAQKSVKQMARLLAHSDILMMPSVFAEPFGMLSIEAQHAGCRVVASNVGGLPETNCGLLTLVEPRSPLALLTGIKQAVALGQATKKERDHAKKQFQLDESVDELLRVLKST; from the coding sequence ATGATTTCATTTATCTGGCCACCCGGTGAACCGATGGTCGCTGGTACTGGTGGGTCCGAAACCTACACCGCAGGACACATCCGCGAGCTGCGACGGCGCGGAATAGATGCCCAAGTAGTGACACTCGGCCACGGCACCAAAGATGGTCGACAAGATTTCACCGACATTCCATTTACTGCACTCGGGAGCGAAGCACACATCAGCGAACTACCGGGCACTGTAGTCTTCGTCAACAAAGCCTACAATGTACCGACACGCCACAAGGCCGCCATCATATTGCATTGCTCGATCCCGAAAGACTCCGACTGTGACCGATACAAGCTCTACATCGTCGGTCGAACTATCATTGCGACCAGCGTATATAGCGGTCAGCAGTGGGCGCTATACCTAGATATACCGTACGCCCGTATCCATATCGTGTTGCCATTTGCCGACCCGGTCTATGGCAGCATGACGCGCAGCAAACCCACTAAGCGCACGCGCATCGTCTTTGCCGGTCGACTCCACCCCGAAAAAGGCATCTATACTATCCTCGAAATGATGCACAGCAAAGACATGCGGCATAACGGCTACCACGTCACACTCGTCACGGCCGGGTTGCACGTTGGCACTGGTCGCGAAATTGCACGTATGTTACGGGACTATCCATATGCAAAACTCATGCCGGCGCAAAAATCAGTCAAACAAATGGCAAGGCTCTTGGCACATAGTGATATTCTCATGATGCCGTCGGTCTTTGCGGAGCCGTTTGGCATGCTTTCGATTGAAGCACAACACGCGGGCTGTAGAGTTGTCGCCAGTAATGTTGGTGGCCTGCCCGAAACAAACTGCGGGCTACTGACGCTAGTCGAACCGCGGAGTCCATTAGCACTCCTCACCGGCATCAAGCAAGCCGTTGCACTTGGTCAAGCCACCAAGAAAGAACGTGATCACGCCAAAAAACAATTTCAACTTGATGAATCAGTCGATGAGCTGCTGCGCGTTTTAAAATCTACATAG
- a CDS encoding acetate/propionate family kinase translates to MILVANPGSSSRKYALYDDTLQLRAELHIETVGERLAATLHHHQTTTNVPLEYSDLAESASHLTTIFRYHHSIEENETIATIGLRIVAPSSYFMSDHIINDEVVAKLQEVREHAPLHVDASLEELRRLREAYPEATVVGVSDSAFHATKPNYAWNYGIAIHDADQFDIKRFGYHGLSVAAAIDALWDRGKLPPKVVVCHLGSGSSVTGVFHGRSIDTSMGYSPLEGVIMASRSGSIDFGAVKALKKNLQMNDDKIEEYLNRQAGLLGLSGSNDIRELISREADGNHMAHLALDTLIHSLHKAIGSMIVALNGCDLLVFTGTVGERSAVIRKRIVAHLEFIDFILDGDLNDACTSPEKLTSVSQAAKSRPIIVIPANESLEIAKHAQTLTRTVTL, encoded by the coding sequence ATGATCCTCGTTGCTAATCCCGGCAGCTCAAGTCGAAAATACGCCCTTTATGACGACACCCTCCAGCTTCGTGCTGAACTTCATATCGAGACGGTCGGTGAGCGCCTCGCCGCGACACTGCACCATCATCAAACAACAACAAATGTGCCTCTCGAGTATAGTGATCTAGCCGAGTCGGCGTCACATCTCACTACCATCTTTCGCTACCATCATAGTATTGAGGAAAATGAAACGATTGCGACAATTGGCCTCCGCATTGTCGCGCCCAGTAGTTATTTTATGAGTGACCACATTATCAACGACGAGGTGGTCGCCAAACTTCAGGAGGTTCGTGAACACGCACCTCTTCATGTCGACGCGTCGCTTGAGGAACTCCGTCGCTTACGCGAAGCATACCCCGAGGCTACTGTCGTGGGTGTGAGCGATAGTGCCTTTCATGCGACTAAGCCAAATTATGCGTGGAACTACGGTATCGCCATTCATGATGCTGATCAATTTGACATCAAACGATTTGGCTACCACGGACTATCAGTAGCCGCGGCAATCGATGCACTCTGGGATCGTGGCAAGTTGCCACCGAAGGTCGTCGTCTGCCATCTTGGTAGCGGCTCGTCGGTGACAGGGGTGTTTCACGGTCGTAGTATCGACACATCAATGGGGTACTCCCCACTCGAAGGTGTCATCATGGCCTCTCGCAGTGGCTCGATTGATTTTGGAGCGGTCAAAGCTCTCAAAAAAAACTTGCAAATGAATGACGACAAAATTGAGGAATACCTCAATAGGCAGGCAGGGCTCCTCGGGCTTTCTGGGAGTAACGATATTCGCGAGCTGATCTCGCGTGAGGCCGATGGCAACCACATGGCTCACCTCGCACTTGATACGTTGATCCATAGTCTACATAAGGCGATAGGAAGTATGATTGTCGCTCTTAATGGCTGTGACCTGCTGGTGTTTACGGGCACAGTGGGGGAGCGTTCGGCTGTCATACGTAAACGAATCGTCGCGCACCTTGAGTTTATCGATTTTATCCTCGATGGCGATCTCAATGATGCTTGTACCTCGCCCGAAAAACTAACAAGTGTTAGCCAAGCCGCAAAGTCGCGTCCCATCATTGTTATTCCCGCCAACGAATCGCTTGAAATCGCAAAACATGCGCAGACACTGACGCGTACAGTAACGCTATGA
- a CDS encoding DUF4332 domain-containing protein: MVSIKSIEGIGPAYQEKLLSIGIRTTDQLLEAGATSTGRMRIADEAHLSETQVKEWVHRADLLRIHGISHEVADLLARVGACTVPKLAYRQAMSLHDDLVSYNAAHHVAKHVPTVGEVEAILKAAKRLPKMIHH; the protein is encoded by the coding sequence ATGGTAAGCATCAAGTCTATCGAGGGAATCGGACCAGCGTATCAGGAAAAACTCTTGTCGATCGGTATACGCACCACAGATCAATTACTTGAAGCCGGTGCCACCTCTACTGGTCGTATGCGTATTGCCGATGAGGCCCACCTCTCTGAAACACAGGTAAAAGAATGGGTTCATCGGGCTGATCTCCTGCGCATTCACGGCATTAGCCATGAAGTCGCTGATCTTTTAGCGCGTGTTGGCGCTTGTACTGTTCCCAAACTTGCCTATCGTCAAGCGATGTCGCTACACGATGATTTGGTTAGCTACAACGCCGCACATCACGTTGCCAAACACGTTCCGACGGTTGGTGAGGTTGAGGCTATCTTGAAGGCAGCGAAGCGATTGCCAAAGATGATTCACCATTGA
- a CDS encoding CPBP family intramembrane glutamic endopeptidase — MEKLSSHQQSTRNKWRHERPLSNHDWWMYLSLLFLVIGTLLMIPLGQKIEGVTVLGVGALMTFGATRAYSRHALLIFLSIAIIGVAPIGTSIDLMHIISMGALIGLAVLIPFVVTRFLYKESVIRFPIGRHTWTRGHVGYLLLACILSYLILPYWMQTTGAYQNWVVENDPYHLFILFLGTNGLGIWDELFFIVTVLALLKRHMPFHQANLVQALLFTSFLYELGFRGWAPFIIYPFALLQGLVFRRTDNLVYIIAIHLTIDFVLYLALINAHHPQLLNIFITR, encoded by the coding sequence GTGGAAAAGTTAAGCTCTCATCAGCAAAGTACTCGCAATAAATGGCGTCACGAGCGACCACTGTCGAATCATGATTGGTGGATGTATCTTAGTCTACTGTTCTTGGTAATCGGTACTTTGCTAATGATTCCGCTTGGCCAGAAAATAGAGGGCGTGACTGTTCTGGGGGTTGGCGCACTGATGACCTTTGGTGCAACCCGTGCGTATAGTCGACATGCGCTACTCATATTCTTGTCTATTGCAATTATTGGGGTTGCGCCAATAGGTACGAGTATAGATCTTATGCACATAATATCGATGGGCGCGTTGATAGGGCTAGCTGTGCTCATACCGTTTGTGGTAACACGATTCTTGTACAAAGAATCTGTAATACGCTTTCCAATCGGACGGCACACTTGGACCCGGGGACACGTTGGGTATCTGCTTTTGGCGTGTATATTGAGTTATCTCATATTGCCGTATTGGATGCAGACGACGGGAGCGTATCAGAATTGGGTAGTTGAGAATGACCCATACCATTTATTCATTTTGTTTCTTGGTACGAACGGCTTAGGCATTTGGGATGAGCTGTTCTTTATTGTTACGGTATTGGCGCTACTTAAACGGCATATGCCGTTTCATCAAGCAAATCTTGTACAAGCACTACTATTCACCTCATTTTTATATGAGCTAGGGTTTCGTGGCTGGGCTCCATTTATTATCTATCCCTTTGCGCTGCTCCAGGGTCTAGTATTTCGTCGGACCGATAACCTGGTATATATTATTGCGATTCACCTGACGATCGATTTCGTATTGTATTTAGCTTTGATCAATGCCCATCATCCTCAACTATTAAATATTTTTATAACAAGGTAG
- a CDS encoding DUF937 domain-containing protein: protein MDLQARITDLIKGNISDSISRSTGVSQPDVERVITAGLPMIIGQMGNNASSPEGATALDAAIGKDHAGGSLLDSLGSLFETPTTQQDGSKILDHVLGANSTVVTNRLSKQTGVDPAAVMKILAFAAPLIMAFLGREKQSQNLDAGGIADILKGQRTPNGSLLTELASTVLTASGSKKSGGLLGSLLNGLFGRR from the coding sequence ATGGATTTACAAGCGCGTATCACGGACCTTATTAAAGGAAATATCAGCGATTCTATCAGTCGATCAACGGGGGTAAGCCAACCGGATGTTGAGCGCGTTATCACCGCGGGATTACCGATGATCATTGGACAAATGGGCAATAACGCCAGCTCACCCGAGGGTGCGACTGCCCTTGACGCGGCAATCGGCAAAGACCATGCTGGTGGTTCACTCCTCGATAGCCTCGGTTCTCTCTTTGAGACGCCAACAACCCAGCAAGATGGGAGCAAGATCCTCGACCATGTATTGGGAGCAAATAGTACTGTAGTCACAAATCGATTGTCGAAGCAAACAGGGGTAGATCCGGCAGCCGTGATGAAGATATTGGCCTTCGCGGCACCGCTTATCATGGCATTTCTAGGGCGCGAGAAACAATCACAAAACCTCGATGCTGGCGGCATAGCGGACATCTTGAAGGGTCAGCGAACACCAAATGGTAGCCTTCTAACTGAGCTTGCTTCGACCGTGCTGACTGCTTCAGGATCAAAAAAATCCGGCGGTTTGCTCGGATCGTTATTGAACGGCTTATTTGGTCGGCGATAG
- a CDS encoding CPBP family intramembrane glutamic endopeptidase → MLAITPIGTEVKPYYLIFMTLGLAASVLVPYGLARRYDEHSFIHLGLNFRRRWTRNEVKYVVFAAVMTAFWQPLYFLTTNAHFSWHMDTTVNILVSFASIMAVGVWEEFFFIALVLAIAKRYLPFWLANIIQSSMFTSFLFAMGFRGWIVPLVLAYALYQGYVFHVTRSLLVTISIHVIVDIIVFISLLYSARPDLFS, encoded by the coding sequence ATGCTAGCGATTACGCCAATTGGTACAGAGGTTAAGCCATATTATTTAATATTTATGACCCTTGGCCTGGCGGCATCCGTCTTAGTACCTTATGGACTAGCTAGGCGTTATGATGAACATTCATTTATCCATCTTGGGCTTAACTTCCGTCGTCGCTGGACAAGAAACGAGGTTAAGTATGTGGTGTTTGCAGCGGTGATGACAGCATTTTGGCAACCGCTTTATTTTCTAACGACGAATGCCCATTTTAGCTGGCATATGGATACGACAGTCAACATTCTTGTATCGTTTGCGTCTATTATGGCGGTAGGCGTATGGGAGGAATTTTTCTTTATAGCCCTCGTGCTGGCCATTGCAAAACGCTACTTGCCGTTTTGGTTAGCAAACATTATCCAAAGTTCTATGTTTACGAGCTTTCTATTTGCTATGGGTTTTAGGGGTTGGATTGTCCCATTAGTTCTAGCTTATGCCCTATACCAAGGTTATGTATTCCATGTTACTCGGAGTCTTCTGGTGACTATAAGCATACACGTCATAGTAGATATCATTGTGTTTATTTCATTGCTCTACAGTGCTCGCCCAGATTTGTTCAGTTAA
- a CDS encoding phosphoketolase family protein has translation MNNHEKHSMGQYLRAVNYLTVAQIFLADNHLMKRELTFDDVKSRLLGHWGSGPGINFAYAHLSRFAKKYDQDMMFVLGPGHGFPALQANLFLEGTLTHFDPSLPVNLDGIRRLCREFSWPYGYPSHSNPETPGVILEGGELGYSLSTSYGAILDNPGLIVACLVGDGEAETGPTAGAWHLNKLVNPRKDGVVLPILHLNGYKISQPTIYGRMSNYELMTLFSGYGYEPRIVDTTDCDENEAHDRMAEALDWAHTTIEELKVSQDTVCPRLPMLIMRTLKGWTGPKELDGDKIEGNCLAHQVVLTEAKTDEHQLAMLNEWLGGYKFSELFSEEQGFGSFVGDILPENPEKRMGRSRHAHGGDSVYTPLRLPSVEQFAEDATVPGTMGSSSMRRTGLYLEEVFRLNAETKNFRFMSPDETYSNKLDDIFKATSRSWQWPLRDWDKDLSQDGRVMEMLSEHNMQGLMQGYVLTGRHAMFASYEAFLQVVSSMVDQYAKFLTQSRGVSWRGTIPSINYILTSSGWRQDHNGFSHQNPGFIDDLLRRQSNFSDVYFPADGNCSLVVIEKMLTSVRQINAIVAGKTVEPRWLDVNKAREQIDQGVLVWDFASDDNPDLVMAAAGDYPTKEIMAAIDIIKTERPEVRLRCVNVSSLTTMGFGTLNNTADQKLFDHIFTEDKPVIFNFHGYPQTIKSVLFNYAVDSTRFDVRGYKEIGSTTTPFDMHVRNETSRYDLVIAAFKQLGHDGVMPFEEAEHLAAKYKAKIDENTEYIKANGIDLPELDAWVWPAARGLVKTEEEAWHGQTN, from the coding sequence ATGAATAATCACGAAAAACACTCAATGGGCCAATATTTGCGTGCTGTCAATTATTTGACAGTCGCTCAAATTTTTTTAGCAGATAACCACCTTATGAAGCGTGAGCTAACGTTTGATGACGTCAAGAGCCGACTTCTTGGACACTGGGGTAGTGGGCCAGGCATCAACTTTGCTTATGCGCACCTCAGTCGTTTTGCAAAAAAATACGACCAAGACATGATGTTTGTCCTCGGTCCAGGGCATGGATTCCCTGCGCTTCAGGCAAATCTCTTCCTCGAGGGGACGCTAACTCATTTTGACCCCTCGCTTCCAGTCAATCTCGATGGCATCCGTCGTCTGTGCCGTGAGTTTAGTTGGCCGTACGGCTACCCAAGTCACTCAAATCCCGAGACCCCCGGGGTTATCCTCGAAGGAGGTGAGCTGGGGTATAGTCTAAGTACCAGCTATGGCGCTATCCTCGATAATCCCGGCCTGATCGTTGCCTGTCTTGTCGGAGATGGCGAAGCCGAGACGGGTCCAACTGCCGGTGCGTGGCATCTCAATAAACTCGTCAATCCGCGCAAAGACGGTGTGGTCTTGCCAATTCTTCACCTCAATGGCTATAAGATTTCTCAACCAACTATCTATGGCCGCATGAGCAATTACGAATTGATGACGCTCTTTAGCGGCTATGGCTATGAACCGCGGATTGTCGATACCACCGACTGCGACGAAAACGAAGCCCATGATCGTATGGCAGAAGCACTCGATTGGGCTCATACGACCATCGAGGAGCTAAAAGTCTCTCAAGACACCGTTTGCCCGCGTCTGCCAATGCTTATCATGCGTACCCTCAAGGGCTGGACAGGGCCAAAAGAACTTGATGGGGATAAGATCGAGGGAAACTGCCTAGCGCACCAGGTAGTTCTGACCGAAGCAAAAACCGACGAACACCAACTAGCTATGCTCAACGAGTGGTTGGGTGGCTACAAGTTTAGCGAACTATTTAGTGAAGAGCAGGGCTTTGGTAGCTTCGTAGGTGATATTTTGCCAGAAAATCCAGAGAAACGCATGGGCAGAAGCCGGCATGCTCATGGCGGCGACAGTGTGTACACACCACTCCGACTTCCATCTGTCGAGCAATTTGCCGAAGACGCCACCGTACCAGGTACGATGGGCAGTAGCTCGATGCGCCGTACCGGCCTCTATCTCGAGGAGGTATTTCGCCTCAATGCCGAGACGAAGAACTTTCGATTTATGTCTCCAGACGAAACGTATAGCAATAAGCTTGACGATATATTCAAAGCAACTTCTCGTAGCTGGCAATGGCCGCTGCGCGACTGGGATAAGGATCTTTCCCAAGATGGTCGAGTCATGGAAATGCTCTCCGAACACAATATGCAAGGACTCATGCAGGGCTATGTATTGACCGGCCGTCATGCTATGTTTGCCAGTTATGAAGCATTTTTGCAAGTAGTGAGTAGTATGGTCGATCAGTACGCCAAGTTTTTGACGCAGAGCCGCGGTGTTTCCTGGCGAGGGACGATTCCAAGCATCAACTATATCCTCACAAGTAGTGGATGGCGCCAGGATCACAACGGCTTTAGCCACCAAAACCCTGGCTTTATCGACGACCTACTCCGTCGCCAAAGCAATTTCAGCGATGTTTATTTCCCGGCAGATGGTAACTGCTCGCTTGTTGTCATCGAGAAAATGCTCACGAGCGTGCGTCAGATCAATGCTATTGTCGCCGGCAAAACCGTCGAGCCACGCTGGCTTGACGTAAATAAAGCTCGCGAACAAATCGATCAAGGAGTGCTAGTGTGGGACTTCGCATCAGATGATAATCCCGATCTCGTCATGGCCGCAGCAGGTGATTACCCAACAAAAGAGATTATGGCCGCCATCGATATCATCAAAACTGAACGCCCCGAGGTGCGACTGCGCTGTGTCAATGTCAGTAGTCTCACCACTATGGGATTTGGGACACTCAACAACACCGCCGACCAAAAACTGTTTGATCATATCTTTACCGAGGACAAACCAGTAATCTTCAACTTCCATGGCTATCCTCAAACTATCAAGTCGGTACTCTTTAATTACGCGGTTGATTCGACACGATTTGACGTCCGCGGTTACAAAGAGATTGGCAGCACAACTACGCCATTTGACATGCACGTCCGAAATGAGACCAGTCGCTACGACCTGGTGATTGCTGCTTTCAAACAATTAGGCCACGATGGTGTGATGCCATTTGAAGAAGCCGAGCATCTCGCCGCAAAATACAAAGCAAAGATCGACGAAAATACTGAATACATCAAAGCCAATGGTATCGACCTGCCGGAACTTGATGCGTGGGTGTGGCCCGCAGCACGTGGCCTTGTCAAGACGGAGGAAGAAGCCTGGCATGGTCAAACTAACTAG
- a CDS encoding beta/alpha barrel domain-containing protein, with product MTKETFRERNWDIIQGGMGVAVSDYRLARATGRSTVGVISGTAIAEVLSRRLQDGDPTGEMREALATFPNQAIADRALRLFFQEGGERPEGQSLWYRQLSMFNHNTRETSITVDMTVLGAYAEAYLARIGAGPNGKTGLNLLTKLDRPNMHVLAGAMMGGIDVAIMGAGIPDQIPELIHKIKHNQGEPILHGIHTQGQGPSRFAMPLDLGRYAPDLDTMNHPAFLAIITHHDLARRMSEQEFAPDGYVIEAPTAGGHNAPPRGSAKNERGEPVYTEQDLADLSQMLEMGLTFWLAGQRGTHEDYEDALLSGARGVQVGTAFALAQESGWDPELKRRIIDEIASESGLDVYTDPNASPSGFPIKVGRVPGTVSDADVYPARKRICDIGHLRTAHHGVDAHGKPTIGYQCTAEPMEDYLRKVGAAELPPEHPKRRVAMMRTDGSVCLCNALLAAAGFPQVRDGIAEPAMVTIGDDANRFLHLINTDESGHFDPYKPVTAERVLHFIRTGEKDLDYGI from the coding sequence GTGACTAAAGAAACCTTTAGGGAGCGAAATTGGGATATTATTCAGGGTGGTATGGGGGTGGCTGTCTCTGATTATCGGCTGGCACGAGCTACTGGACGCAGTACGGTCGGTGTTATCTCGGGTACGGCGATTGCTGAGGTGCTTTCGCGGCGATTACAAGATGGCGACCCCACCGGCGAGATGCGCGAGGCTTTGGCGACATTCCCCAATCAAGCGATTGCCGACCGTGCACTCAGATTGTTTTTTCAGGAAGGCGGTGAACGACCAGAGGGTCAGTCACTCTGGTATCGTCAATTGTCAATGTTCAATCACAACACACGTGAGACCAGCATTACAGTCGATATGACGGTGCTAGGAGCATACGCCGAGGCCTATCTGGCGCGTATCGGTGCTGGCCCCAATGGCAAGACTGGGCTCAATCTCCTGACGAAACTCGATCGACCAAATATGCACGTGCTCGCTGGCGCAATGATGGGTGGTATCGATGTGGCCATCATGGGTGCCGGCATACCCGATCAGATACCAGAGCTGATTCATAAGATCAAACATAATCAAGGCGAGCCGATTTTGCATGGTATTCATACACAGGGTCAGGGGCCGAGTCGGTTTGCGATGCCGCTCGATCTCGGTCGGTACGCGCCTGACCTTGATACAATGAATCATCCGGCATTTCTCGCGATTATTACTCATCATGATCTGGCGCGTCGCATGAGCGAACAAGAATTTGCTCCCGACGGCTATGTCATCGAGGCGCCAACAGCGGGTGGTCACAATGCGCCGCCGCGCGGCAGTGCCAAAAACGAGCGCGGCGAACCGGTTTACACCGAGCAAGATCTTGCCGACCTCAGTCAGATGCTCGAAATGGGATTAACATTTTGGCTAGCTGGCCAGCGCGGAACCCACGAGGATTATGAAGATGCACTTCTGTCTGGCGCGCGCGGCGTGCAGGTGGGTACCGCCTTTGCGCTCGCTCAGGAGTCGGGATGGGATCCTGAGCTGAAACGGCGAATTATCGATGAAATTGCGAGTGAAAGTGGCCTTGATGTCTACACTGATCCCAACGCTTCGCCGTCTGGTTTCCCTATCAAAGTGGGACGAGTACCTGGCACGGTGAGCGATGCCGACGTATATCCTGCTCGCAAGCGGATTTGCGACATCGGACACCTGCGTACCGCGCATCACGGAGTTGATGCTCACGGAAAGCCGACTATCGGGTATCAGTGTACTGCCGAACCCATGGAAGATTATCTACGAAAAGTTGGTGCCGCTGAGTTGCCGCCAGAGCATCCCAAGCGTCGTGTGGCGATGATGCGGACTGATGGCAGTGTATGTCTCTGTAATGCGCTTCTCGCCGCGGCAGGCTTTCCGCAGGTACGTGACGGGATAGCAGAGCCCGCTATGGTGACCATTGGCGATGATGCAAATCGCTTCCTGCACCTCATCAATACTGATGAATCGGGCCACTTCGATCCCTATAAGCCCGTCACGGCTGAGCGCGTACTGCACTTTATTCGTACTGGCGAAAAAGACCTTGATTACGGTATTTGA
- a CDS encoding prepilin-type N-terminal cleavage/methylation domain-containing protein, with the protein MTKSKSGFTIVELVIVIVIIVILATIGVVSYSTASARARDSQTATAVNQWVKAIQMYKARNGSFPSMTSCLGTNYKYGVSEADMSGYQCRQSSASTGIVRDSTFSTALSPYMSSEPTPAMQTAIVSSPNDWYRGAYFNPTGGSDSKSVRIDMVISDKGTCPSTIGGYAIVTNTTAPNNFHICSYEIGRQP; encoded by the coding sequence ATGACAAAAAGCAAAAGCGGATTTACCATTGTCGAACTCGTCATCGTGATCGTGATCATTGTCATTCTTGCCACTATTGGTGTCGTGTCATACAGCACTGCCTCGGCAAGAGCGCGCGATAGTCAAACAGCTACTGCTGTCAACCAGTGGGTAAAAGCCATCCAGATGTACAAAGCTCGAAATGGCAGTTTCCCCTCAATGACGAGCTGTCTTGGAACTAATTATAAATATGGTGTGAGTGAGGCTGACATGTCCGGCTACCAATGTAGGCAATCATCAGCTAGCACTGGAATTGTTCGTGATAGTACATTTAGTACGGCACTGAGCCCCTATATGAGTAGTGAACCCACCCCAGCTATGCAAACCGCCATCGTAAGTAGTCCAAATGATTGGTATCGGGGCGCATATTTTAACCCTACGGGTGGATCAGATAGCAAAAGTGTCCGGATCGATATGGTCATTAGCGACAAAGGCACGTGCCCGAGTACGATCGGGGGGTATGCAATCGTCACCAACACAACTGCCCCAAATAATTTTCATATTTGTTCTTACGAAATTGGTCGCCAGCCGTAG
- a CDS encoding ribosomal RNA small subunit methyltransferase A produces the protein MKRLVKSHQQHFLKYTGLIAELIGHSTIRPRDTVVDIGAGSGAITAVLARRVHQVIAYENEPAAAKKLRNNMRQFKNVEVIEEDFLKSSLPTVPYKVFANIPFSQSSAIVRRLTEAQVAPRAIYLIVQKQFARKLLVESDYFHGALGISIAPWWQARIRRPLRRTDFTPPPAVDTVLLELKPREPALLPLEQRADFMKFIEQCYADPRYYQKIGAPKDKKPSRVNARQWVNLFQKAM, from the coding sequence GTGAAACGTCTTGTAAAGAGTCATCAGCAACACTTTTTGAAGTATACGGGTCTCATCGCTGAGCTTATTGGTCATAGCACTATCCGTCCTCGTGATACGGTGGTTGATATCGGTGCGGGCAGCGGCGCGATTACTGCGGTCTTGGCACGTCGAGTGCACCAAGTTATTGCTTATGAGAACGAACCTGCAGCGGCAAAAAAACTCCGAAACAATATGCGGCAATTTAAAAATGTTGAGGTTATCGAGGAAGATTTTTTGAAAAGCTCTCTCCCGACCGTGCCTTATAAGGTATTCGCAAATATTCCATTTTCCCAAAGTTCAGCCATTGTGCGTCGGCTCACCGAGGCACAGGTGGCTCCACGCGCAATTTATTTGATTGTCCAAAAACAATTTGCGCGCAAACTCCTTGTCGAGAGTGACTATTTTCATGGCGCACTTGGTATTTCCATCGCGCCGTGGTGGCAGGCGCGGATTCGACGGCCCCTACGACGTACTGACTTCACCCCTCCGCCAGCAGTTGATACGGTGTTGCTTGAACTAAAACCACGAGAACCCGCTCTGCTGCCTCTGGAACAACGGGCTGATTTTATGAAGTTTATTGAGCAGTGTTACGCCGACCCACGGTACTATCAAAAAATCGGTGCACCTAAAGACAAGAAGCCGTCTCGCGTTAACGCTAGGCAGTGGGTAAACTTATTTCAAAAAGCTATGTAG